The proteins below come from a single Agromyces flavus genomic window:
- a CDS encoding carbohydrate ABC transporter permease, with the protein MSTTTRPGISPEPESIRGPAGPPLGAAPAGAVDRRPGRRRARRRNVLSALLFLSPWIIGFLVFTAWPMIYSAYLSLTDYDVINNPEFVGIENYVQLASDEKLLLALGNTAFFTLLQVPLYVIVSLALALLLDRAGRASGFFRTVFFLPKMTPPVAVGVLFLLLFNGQSGLVNTVLGWFGIDGPSWTTDPDWVKPGLVFMSLWTVGASVIILLAALRNVPKELYESAQLDGAGFWRQSFSVTLPMISPALFFVIVVNTIAGLQTFDEAYTAFFGAGNTTYSNDAALFYVIYLFQQAFQFLHMGYASAMAWLLFLVIMIITGIQLLVSRRLVYYEGDR; encoded by the coding sequence ATGTCCACCACGACCAGGCCGGGCATCAGCCCGGAGCCTGAGTCGATCCGCGGCCCGGCCGGCCCGCCCTTGGGGGCGGCGCCGGCCGGCGCGGTCGACCGGCGGCCGGGACGCCGCCGCGCGCGGCGGCGCAACGTGCTGTCGGCGCTCTTGTTCCTCAGCCCCTGGATCATCGGATTCCTGGTCTTCACGGCGTGGCCGATGATCTACAGTGCATATCTCTCGCTGACCGACTACGACGTGATCAACAATCCCGAATTCGTCGGGATCGAGAACTACGTCCAGCTGGCCTCCGACGAGAAGCTGCTGCTGGCCCTCGGCAACACCGCGTTCTTCACGCTCCTGCAGGTGCCGCTGTACGTGATCGTGTCGCTCGCGCTGGCCCTCCTGCTCGACCGGGCCGGACGAGCCTCCGGCTTCTTCCGCACCGTCTTCTTCCTGCCGAAGATGACGCCGCCGGTCGCGGTCGGCGTGCTGTTCCTGCTGCTGTTCAACGGCCAGAGCGGGCTCGTCAACACGGTCCTCGGCTGGTTCGGCATCGACGGCCCATCATGGACGACGGACCCCGACTGGGTGAAGCCCGGTCTCGTGTTCATGTCGCTGTGGACTGTCGGCGCGTCGGTGATCATCCTGCTGGCGGCGCTGCGGAATGTCCCGAAGGAGCTCTACGAGTCGGCGCAGCTCGATGGCGCGGGCTTCTGGCGGCAGTCGTTCAGCGTGACGCTGCCGATGATCAGCCCCGCGCTGTTCTTCGTCATCGTGGTGAACACCATCGCCGGCCTGCAGACGTTCGATGAGGCCTACACGGCGTTCTTCGGCGCCGGCAACACGACCTACAGCAACGACGCCGCGCTGTTCTACGTCATCTACCTGTTCCAGCAGGCGTTCCAGTTCCTGCACATGGGGTACGCGTCGGCGATGGCGTGGCTGCTCTTCCTGGTCATCATGATCATCACGGGGATCCAGCTGCTCGTGTCGCGCCGCCTGGTCTATTACGAGGGGGACCGATGA